One genomic segment of Hordeum vulgare subsp. vulgare chromosome 2H, MorexV3_pseudomolecules_assembly, whole genome shotgun sequence includes these proteins:
- the LOC123429137 gene encoding verprolin, translated as MKWYSRSRSVPATPRGLPADAMAGNPGPGCMSMVHYLIFAPGAGCVGRPPSSSSSNDSTAVVSGSHKLGSPSPAAHEKGLEAPRNSLELDADQLRDIQIGVQVEPAFDALAVAGRRSTGSRATAPPSEAGTPRTPSLVARLMGIDGLPDDACSPSPGLRKGNNNPRAAAAAVKEKKKRVIPESMNRQPLRSLSCNVGAGDARSLPDTPRASASSARTASAWDVVDRPRLSLQVLKENVLDRAAQYMSMPTSPTSAKKKKDRKDRDAGGHHRRDAKEHAREIVRQAKETVTNRKSGGQKPTTASAAGNDDKENAVPFAVEDKKMVAVQVQATAGSIVTPTAPLPPPPKAQADQQQPHAPRLPPPPPPMRAKPSRPPPPPPPPPPDHPIPTTPTRAAPLSPQAVQCKRPPDGCERFATRVKKAPAETTIEKAAPPSSPSAVAGATAPAASSHARVVDQHHRRRLLPPVVASTSPSSSSLEDDPEYGYLRTVLERGGFMRAMPPPSRPFKGHSMSSPVDPIVFHLLELDLPADDTDDRRQGPLRHRWNRKLLFHLAQEILADLLHLDGNVAAPATRPHGPALLSKVWSTVKAFPAADCRVVGDIDALVARDLSSASVRGLARHPAVAEEAGDVAEDVAELVLDALLRESLPPSWSRSPSRAPR; from the exons ATGAAGTGGTACTCGCGGAGCCGGTCGGTGCCGGCCACGCCGAGGGGCCTCCCGGCGGACGCCATGGCCGGGAACCCCGGCCCGGGATGCATGTCCATGGTGCACTACCTCATCTTCGCCCCCGGCGCCGGCTGCGTCGGCcgccctccctcctcctcctcctccaacgaCTCCACCGCCGTCGTCTCCGGCTCCCACAAGCTCGGCTCTCCCTCTCCCGCCGCCCACGAGAAAG GGCTGGAGGCGCCGAGGAACAGCTTGGAGCTGGACGCCGACCAGCTCAGGGATATTCAGATTGGCGTGCAGGTCGAGCCGGCGTTCGACGCGCTGGCGGTGGCCGGGAGGAGGAGCACCGGGAGCAGGGCCACCGCGCCGCCGTCCGAGGCCGGCACGCCGCGCACGCCCAGCCTCGTCGCCCGCCTCATGGGCATCGACGGCCTCCCCGACGACGCCTGCTCGCCGTCGCCGGGCCTCAGGAAGGGCAATAACAATCCCAGGGCCGCGGCGGCGGCcgtgaaggagaagaagaagcgggtCATCCCGGAGTCCATGAACCGGCAGCCGCTGCGGAGCCTCAGCTGCAATGTTGGTGCCGGCGACGCCAGGTCGCTCCCGGACACGCCGCGCGCGTCCGCGTCCTCGGCCAGGACGGCCTCGGCGTGGGACGTGGTGGACCGGCCGCGGCTGTCGTTGCAGGTGCTGAAGGAGAACGTGCTCGACCGGGCGGCGCAGTACATGTCCATGCCCACGTCGCCGAcgtcggcgaagaagaagaaggataggaAGGACAGGGACGCGGGAGGCCACCACCGGCGCGACGCCAAGGAGCACGCGCGCGAGATCGTCAGGCAGGCCAAGGAGACCGTCACCAACCGCAAGTCCGGCGGCCAGAAGCCGACGACGGCGAGCGCGGCCGGCAACGACGACAAGGAGAACGCGGTTCCGTTTGCGGTGGAGGACAAGAAGATGGTGGCGGTCCAAGTTCAAGCAACGGCAGGCTCCATCGTCACACCGACcgcgccgctgccgccgccgccgaaagCACAAGCCGATCAGCAGCAGCCACACGCCCCGAGGCTTCCACCGCCCCCGCCGCCCATGCGCGCGAAAccgtcgcggccaccccctccgccaccgccaccgccaccggatCATCCAATTCCAACGACGCCGACCAGAGCGGCGCCGCTGTCGCCGCAGGCCGTCCAGTGCAAGCGACCGCCGGACGGGTGCGAGCGCTTCGCGACGCGGGTCAAGAAGGCGCCAGCCGAGACGACGATTGAAAAGGCGGCACCACCGTCGTCTCCCTCCGCAGTCGCAGGAGCCACCGCGCCGGCGGCGAGCTCGCACGCACGCGTCGTCGACCAGCACCACCGCCGCAGATTACTTCCTCCCGTCGTCGCGTccacatcgccgtcgtcgtcgtccctgGAGGACGACCCCGAGTACGGCTACCTGCGGACAGTGCTGGAGCGCGGCGGGTTCATGCGGGCAATGCCGCCGCCGAGCCGGCCGTTCAAGGGCCACTCCATGTCGTCCCCGGTGGACCCGATCGTGTTCCACCTCCTGGAGCTAGACCTCCCCGCAGACGACACCGACGACCGCCGCCAGGGCCCGCTCCGGCACCGGTGGAACCGGAAGCTCCTCTTCCACCTCGCGCAGGAGATCCTCgccgacctcctccacctcgacgGCAACGTCGCCGCCCCCGCAACAAGACCCCACGGACCAGCGCTGCTGTCGAAGGTGTGGAGCACGGTGAAGGCGTTCCCGGCGGCGGACTGCAGGGTGGTGGGCGACATCGACGCGCTGGTGGCGAGGGACCTGAGCTCGGCGAGCGTGCGCGGGCTGGCGCGGCacccggcggtggcggaggaggccgGCGACGTGGCGGAGGACGTGGCGGAGCTGGTCCTGGACGCGCTCCTCAGGGAATCTCTCCCTCCGTCCTGGTCGCGGTCGCCGTCACGTGCACCGAGGTAG